The Bacteroidota bacterium genomic interval GCCATCGAGAAGTCGACGGGCGCAAGCACGGGGCGGTTGGCCGGGGTGGCCACCTCGGCCACCGGGTCGGGGATGGTCAGGACGGGGCATGGTGCCGTGCGCACGACCTCTTCGGCGACGCTGCCGAGCAGCAGCCGCTTCACGCCGCGCCGCCCGTGCGTGCCGACGACCACGAGGCGGGCGTCCACGTCGGATGCGTAGCTGCTCAGCGCCAGGCCGGGCGAGAGGTCGCGGGCGAGCGCGTAGGTGATCCGCACGCCGGGCAGGTGGCCCTCAAACGTGCGCCGTACGAAGGCGCGGAGGTCGGTCAGCAGCGAGTCTGCGGGGCGCGCGCGCGCGGTCGTCTGCGTCTCGTCGGCGTGGACGACGTGCAGCGGGGCGGCGGCGGTCAGGGCAAGCCCGGCAGCCGAGCGGAGCGCACGGGCGGAGGCGTCGGAGAAGTCGATGCCGACGACATGGGGGGCGGAAGGACGCATGGTAGGGACCGGAAGCAGGGACGGAGTTGATTGCTTCCAGAGTAGCCTGCGCCGCGCCTGGCCGGAAGCGGTTCCGACCCGATGGCGGTGCCGGGGCGCGTCCCCTCGCGGTGTGGGGGCGGCCCTCGCATGGTCGTGCTGCGTGAGCGACGTGCGGCTCTGCTGGGCCGCACCAAACGAATTCGCCCTGCGTGCTCCCTTTCCCGCCGTCTACCGCTGCAAGGTCGCACCGTCCACCGCCCCACTGCCCCACTGCCCCACTGCCGCATTCACAAAGACGCCCCCGCCGCTCTGGAGCGAGCAGCGGGGGCGTGACGCGTGGGACGCGCTAGGGAGAGTTATTCGGCCAGGATTGCCTCGATGTTGAGCTCGATCTCGACATCGTCGCTCACGACGAGCTCGCCGCCGGAGAGGGCGCCGCCCCACTTCACGTTGAAGTCCTGGCGGTTGATCTCCGTTTCGGCCTCGAAGCCGATGCGGGTGTCCTCGTTCATGCCGATCACTGGCCCGAGCATCTCGACCTCCATCGTGACCTCCTTCGTCACGTCGCGGATCGTGAGGTCGCCGATCAAGAGGAACTCGTCGTCGTCCGGATCGGCGTCCTCGACGCGCGTGCTCGTGAAGGTGATCGTCGGGAATTCCTCGGCGTTGAAGAAGTCGTCCGAGCGGAGGTGGCCATCGCGGCGCTCGTTGTCGGTGTCGACCGAGGCGACCTGGATCGTGGACGACACGGAGAGGCTCGTGGGCGTGCCGTCGGCAAAGGCGATCTCGGTGGCGAAGTCCCTGAACTCACCGCGCACCTTGGAGACGCCGAAGTGGCGCACCTCAAAGGCGACTTCGGAGTGGACCGCATCGAGCGTATAGGACCCAGCGGGGACGTCGAGAAGCGAGGCGGGGGCTTCGGCGGGACGGAGCGTCGAGAACGCGACGACGACGAGGACGGCCGCGGCGACGGCGGCGAGGTAGCGGAAGAAGGTCATGGCAGCAAGGGAAAGGAGAAACGGACTCCCACAGCGGAGACGTGGAACGGAAGGCGGGAGGGGATGCCGACTGAGGGATTGACGAGTCGCCCCCTTACTTGTTCCAACAAACTTTTTCCGTATCGCCTTTTTCTACGCGACCTGCGCGGCGTGCGCGCTCTTCTCTTTGGGCTCCAGCGCGCGTCGGGCAGCCCGCAGCGCGAGCAGCGCCGCTACTGGCCACAGCGGTGCCGGGAACGTCTCGGGCCAGAATCCCCACGTCAGCGCCATGCCGCTGGCCGCGATGGCTGCCGCCCAGAGGTAGACCCGCCCCCACCCGGGCAGTGCGGCGCGGAGCAAGACCGGCGCCATCAACAGGTGCAACGGCCAGAGCCACAGCAGCGAGAGGTTTGGCCCTGTGACGCGGTGCTCCGTCCCGAACCACAGAAACGCGAGGATCGACCCGGCCAGTCCGGCGACCGCAAACAGCAGCGCATCGCCGCGGCGCCCCCAGCGTCCGACGACCCGCTTGCGCCGCCAGCCGAGCACCGTGAGCGTACCGCCGACCGCAAAGAGCGCCCACGTCAGCACGAGCGGCCAGTTCGAGGGCGCGGGCGTACGTCCGG includes:
- a CDS encoding YceI family protein — encoded protein: MTFFRYLAAVAAAVLVVVAFSTLRPAEAPASLLDVPAGSYTLDAVHSEVAFEVRHFGVSKVRGEFRDFATEIAFADGTPTSLSVSSTIQVASVDTDNERRDGHLRSDDFFNAEEFPTITFTSTRVEDADPDDDEFLLIGDLTIRDVTKEVTMEVEMLGPVIGMNEDTRIGFEAETEINRQDFNVKWGGALSGGELVVSDDVEIELNIEAILAE